In a genomic window of Deinococcus seoulensis:
- a CDS encoding ABC transporter ATP-binding protein: MTASASPSPLQPDAPQPDAPRPERPSTALGVLATYLGPLKWQVMALAALLLTGTALNLSLPQLLRQFVDNAKLGGAADPGLLARLAGLYIALAVGVQVMTAGATYVGARVGWTATNRLRADLMDHLLSLDMREHKERTPGEMIERIDGDVTALSNFFSQFAVRVFGAALLLTGALIMFFREDWRVGLGVTTFTLITLIAMNRVRKLGVEPTRLERESSARLFGFVEERLTGLEDIRSLGAGGHHLNRFLSVQREFFTRSINSWRRRSVVWQLSMLLFAVGYVAVLSTAVGLYAAGTITLGTAFLMYQYMTLVEEPIDQLTQQLQDLQKAGASIGRVSELLALRTAVTGGDTPLPAGPLALDFRDVSFTYAPEDPEARGVLSGVTFHLPAGQTVGLLGRTGSGKTTLTRLISRLYDATAGEITLGGVNITHVPLKELRRRVAVVTQDVQLFQASVRDNLSFFDPTVTDAQVEAALHEVGLGLWLSRLEQGVRTPLPTGSLSAGEAQLLAFARVMLRDPSVIILDEPSSRLDPATEALLTAAMTRLLSGRTAIIIAHRLDTVARADRILVLGGGEVLEDGPRADLARDPSSHYAALLRAGTLSEDAPEGVLA, from the coding sequence ATGACGGCGTCTGCCTCCCCTTCCCCCCTGCAACCGGACGCACCGCAACCGGACGCCCCCCGGCCCGAACGGCCCTCGACGGCGCTGGGCGTGCTCGCCACGTACCTTGGCCCCCTGAAATGGCAGGTGATGGCCCTGGCGGCGCTGCTGCTGACCGGCACGGCCCTGAACCTGAGCCTGCCGCAACTGCTGCGGCAGTTCGTGGACAACGCCAAACTGGGCGGCGCGGCCGATCCGGGCCTGCTGGCGCGGCTGGCGGGCCTGTACATCGCGCTGGCGGTCGGCGTGCAGGTCATGACGGCCGGAGCGACGTACGTGGGCGCGCGGGTCGGCTGGACCGCCACGAACCGCCTGCGCGCCGACCTGATGGACCACCTGCTGTCGCTGGACATGCGCGAACACAAGGAACGCACGCCGGGCGAGATGATCGAACGCATCGACGGGGACGTGACGGCGCTGAGTAACTTCTTCTCGCAGTTCGCGGTGCGGGTGTTCGGGGCGGCGCTGCTGCTGACGGGCGCGCTGATCATGTTCTTCCGCGAGGACTGGCGCGTAGGCCTGGGCGTGACGACCTTCACGCTGATCACGCTGATCGCCATGAACCGCGTGCGGAAACTGGGCGTGGAACCCACCCGCCTGGAACGCGAGAGCAGCGCCCGCCTGTTCGGGTTCGTGGAGGAACGCCTGACCGGCCTGGAGGACATCCGCAGCCTGGGTGCCGGCGGCCACCACCTGAACCGCTTTCTGAGCGTGCAGCGCGAGTTCTTCACGCGGTCCATCAATTCCTGGCGGCGGCGCAGCGTGGTGTGGCAACTGAGCATGCTGCTGTTCGCCGTGGGGTACGTGGCCGTCCTGAGCACCGCCGTCGGCCTGTACGCCGCCGGGACGATCACGCTCGGCACGGCGTTCCTGATGTACCAGTACATGACGCTGGTGGAAGAACCCATCGATCAGCTCACGCAGCAGCTTCAGGACCTCCAGAAGGCCGGGGCGAGCATCGGGCGCGTGTCGGAACTGCTGGCCCTGCGCACCGCCGTCACGGGCGGCGACACGCCGCTGCCCGCCGGGCCGCTGGCGCTGGACTTCCGGGACGTGTCGTTCACGTACGCGCCCGAGGACCCCGAGGCGCGCGGCGTGCTGAGCGGCGTGACCTTCCACCTGCCCGCCGGGCAGACCGTGGGCCTGCTGGGCCGCACCGGCAGCGGCAAGACCACCCTGACCCGCCTGATCTCGCGCCTGTACGACGCCACCGCCGGAGAGATCACGCTGGGCGGCGTGAACATCACCCACGTGCCCCTGAAGGAACTGCGCCGCCGCGTGGCCGTCGTCACGCAGGACGTGCAGCTGTTCCAGGCGAGCGTGCGCGACAACCTGAGTTTCTTCGACCCGACCGTCACGGACGCGCAGGTCGAGGCGGCCCTGCACGAGGTCGGCCTGGGCCTGTGGCTCTCGCGGCTGGAACAGGGCGTGCGCACCCCGCTGCCCACCGGCAGCCTCTCGGCCGGGGAGGCGCAACTGCTGGCGTTCGCGCGCGTCATGCTGCGCGACCCGAGCGTCATCATTCTCGACGAACCCAGCAGCCGCCTCGACCCCGCCACCGAGGCCCTGCTGACCGCCGCCATGACCCGCCTGCTGAGCGGCCGCACCGCCATCATCATCGCGCACCGCCTCGACACGGTTGCCCGCGCCGACCGCATCCTGGTCCTGGGGGGCGGCGAGGTGCTGGAAGACGGCCCGCGCGCCGACCTGGCCCGCGACCCCAGCAGCCACTACGCCGCCCTGCTGCGCGCCGGAACCCTGAGCGAGGACGCGCCGGAAGGAGTGCTGGCATGA
- a CDS encoding ribonuclease H: protein MNQAFVDASWNEGPDAEGRLVGVGGWGLVLIVPGQLPARFQGQLRAPDNNAAEVRAVLEAVRAAPVGEALTVHTDNEAVIASVGRGRGPEVLTDAAREVLEEVAARGVGLRVRYAPRTRRHMLTAHELANDARRGLGTPGLTATRSDVLIEQRAAGDEARVSLRRPGERVTAHVPLDVMSEVPPSAQALLAAVGLALPGEVLVVRRASRVAQALWHRPERALRAGAQATLQLARRAADENGVQVEFLGVG, encoded by the coding sequence GTGAATCAGGCGTTCGTGGATGCCAGCTGGAATGAGGGACCGGACGCCGAGGGGCGGCTGGTGGGCGTGGGCGGCTGGGGGCTGGTGCTGATCGTGCCGGGGCAACTGCCGGCGCGGTTTCAGGGGCAGCTGCGCGCCCCGGACAACAACGCGGCCGAGGTGCGCGCGGTGCTGGAGGCCGTGCGGGCCGCGCCGGTCGGCGAGGCGCTGACGGTGCATACGGATAACGAGGCGGTGATCGCGTCGGTGGGGCGCGGGCGCGGGCCGGAGGTGCTGACGGACGCGGCCCGCGAGGTGCTGGAGGAGGTCGCGGCGCGGGGCGTGGGGCTGCGCGTGCGGTACGCGCCGCGCACGCGGCGGCACATGCTCACGGCGCACGAGCTGGCGAACGACGCGCGGCGGGGCCTGGGCACGCCTGGCCTGACCGCCACCCGGTCGGACGTGCTGATCGAGCAACGCGCGGCGGGCGACGAGGCCCGCGTGAGCCTGCGCCGCCCCGGAGAGCGCGTGACGGCGCACGTGCCGCTGGACGTGATGTCCGAGGTCCCGCCGAGCGCGCAGGCGCTGCTGGCCGCCGTGGGGCTGGCCCTGCCGGGCGAGGTCCTGGTGGTGCGGCGCGCCAGCCGGGTCGCGCAGGCCCTGTGGCACCGGCCCGAGCGGGCGCTGCGGGCAGGCGCGCAGGCGACGCTGCAACTCGCGCGCCGCGCCGCCGACGAGAACGGCGTGCAGGTCGAATTCCTGGGCGTCGGCTGA
- a CDS encoding glycoside hydrolase family 31 protein: protein MRFSSFAVESGGVAAAGGQGSEVRVWGESDVLVVSAPLPGVLRVRLMPEARANSLGFPRAPVKQSFAVRPDLPGGLSLNAADLDDELLVIGGGLSFRLDRVSGAWQVLTGSGASARVLVSAPVWSGEAPTQRPALDAERFNLRRSRLSLEAPEGAAFLGFGERVGPIDKRGMHLTFWNTDCFPHHTETDPLYVSVPFTTVLHEGRAHGVFVDESWRMEVDVARAHPQEVRWASAGPELDVYVLSGPRPADVLRRYADLTGYAPMPPLWALGAGQSRWGYRSAEDLRAVIQGYRDRNLPLDSVYVDIDYMDAYKVWTVQRANFPDLRAFVREAGAQGVKLVPIIDPGVKVEAGYDVYEEAARGDHLVRTARGDVLVGEVWPDPAVFPDFTRPEVVNWWAGRHRFFADMGIQGQWNDMNEPACFSLREPRETEGKTLPYDARHGNRSHLEVHNAYANGMSEASRAGYAKFSPQVRPWILTRAGYAGIQRHATVWTGDNTATWSHLSLSLPMIQGLGLSGIPFAGADVGGFGGDTTGELLARWYQAAVGYAFLRNHSALGTADQEPWRFGDTFTDVIRAALELRYRLLPHLYTLAQAATRTALPVMRPLALHWPADEDAVREDTQYLLGEGLMVAPVLRAGHRRRLVYLPAGRWAEVFNLSEFGAVHAGEQHVVANAPLHTLPMYLRAGEAIPVTEPAPHTTSARWERLSWLVHAGRDGFIGQLFEDAGDGPAGGRLTRLVGERQGARLVIRREAEGDTPSFEQREALHILGLSHVREVQGAASFAYEDGVLRLTLPARWQSVTLHLEEEDDDEALPGDLLPID from the coding sequence ATGAGGTTCTCTTCGTTCGCGGTGGAAAGTGGTGGGGTGGCGGCGGCTGGTGGGCAGGGGTCCGAGGTGCGCGTGTGGGGCGAGTCGGATGTGCTGGTGGTGTCGGCGCCGCTGCCTGGGGTGCTGCGGGTGCGGTTGATGCCGGAGGCGCGGGCGAACTCGCTGGGCTTTCCGCGTGCGCCGGTCAAGCAGAGTTTCGCGGTGCGGCCGGACCTGCCGGGGGGCCTGAGCCTGAACGCGGCGGACCTGGATGACGAGTTGCTGGTGATCGGGGGTGGGTTGTCGTTCCGGCTGGACCGCGTGTCGGGGGCGTGGCAGGTGCTGACGGGAAGTGGTGCGTCGGCGCGGGTGCTGGTGTCGGCGCCCGTCTGGAGCGGCGAGGCGCCCACGCAGCGGCCGGCGCTGGATGCCGAGCGGTTCAACCTGCGCCGCTCGCGCCTGAGTCTGGAGGCTCCGGAGGGCGCGGCGTTCCTGGGGTTCGGGGAGCGGGTCGGGCCGATCGATAAGCGCGGCATGCACCTGACGTTCTGGAACACGGACTGCTTCCCGCACCATACCGAGACGGACCCGCTGTACGTGTCGGTGCCGTTCACGACGGTGCTGCATGAGGGCCGGGCGCACGGGGTGTTCGTGGACGAGTCGTGGCGGATGGAGGTGGACGTGGCGCGCGCGCATCCGCAGGAGGTGCGGTGGGCGTCGGCGGGGCCGGAGCTGGACGTGTACGTGCTGTCCGGGCCGCGTCCGGCGGATGTGCTGCGGCGCTACGCGGACCTGACGGGGTACGCGCCGATGCCGCCGCTGTGGGCGCTGGGGGCCGGTCAGAGCCGCTGGGGGTACCGTTCGGCGGAGGACCTGCGGGCCGTGATTCAGGGCTACCGGGACCGGAACCTGCCGCTGGACAGCGTGTACGTGGACATTGATTACATGGATGCGTACAAGGTGTGGACGGTGCAGCGCGCGAACTTCCCGGACCTGCGGGCGTTCGTGCGCGAGGCGGGCGCGCAGGGCGTGAAGCTGGTGCCGATCATCGATCCGGGCGTGAAGGTGGAGGCCGGGTACGACGTGTACGAGGAGGCCGCGCGTGGGGATCATCTGGTCCGCACGGCGCGCGGGGACGTGCTGGTCGGCGAGGTCTGGCCGGACCCGGCGGTGTTCCCGGATTTCACGCGGCCCGAGGTGGTGAACTGGTGGGCGGGGCGGCACAGGTTCTTCGCGGACATGGGCATTCAGGGGCAGTGGAACGACATGAACGAACCCGCGTGCTTCAGCCTGCGCGAGCCGCGTGAAACCGAGGGCAAGACCCTGCCGTACGACGCGCGGCACGGGAACCGCTCGCACCTGGAGGTGCATAACGCGTACGCGAACGGCATGAGCGAGGCCAGCCGCGCCGGGTACGCGAAGTTCAGTCCGCAGGTCCGCCCGTGGATTCTCACGCGGGCCGGGTACGCCGGGATTCAGCGGCACGCGACCGTCTGGACCGGGGATAACACGGCCACGTGGTCGCACCTGTCCCTGAGCCTCCCCATGATCCAGGGGCTGGGGTTAAGTGGCATTCCGTTCGCCGGGGCGGACGTGGGCGGCTTCGGCGGGGACACGACCGGGGAACTGCTGGCCCGCTGGTACCAGGCGGCGGTCGGGTACGCGTTCCTGCGCAACCACTCGGCGCTGGGCACGGCGGATCAGGAACCCTGGCGGTTCGGGGACACCTTCACGGACGTGATCCGCGCGGCGCTGGAACTGCGTTACCGGCTGCTGCCGCACCTGTACACGCTGGCGCAGGCGGCGACCCGCACGGCCCTGCCGGTCATGCGGCCGCTGGCGCTGCACTGGCCGGCCGACGAGGACGCCGTGCGTGAGGACACGCAGTACCTGCTGGGCGAGGGCCTGATGGTCGCGCCGGTCCTGCGGGCCGGGCACCGGCGCCGACTGGTGTACCTCCCGGCGGGCCGCTGGGCGGAGGTGTTCAACCTCTCGGAGTTCGGGGCGGTGCACGCGGGCGAGCAGCACGTCGTGGCGAACGCGCCGCTGCACACGCTGCCCATGTACCTGCGGGCCGGTGAGGCCATCCCGGTCACGGAACCCGCGCCGCACACCACCTCGGCCCGCTGGGAGCGGCTGTCGTGGCTGGTGCACGCGGGCCGCGACGGCTTCATCGGGCAGCTGTTCGAGGACGCCGGGGACGGCCCGGCCGGGGGTCGCCTGACCCGACTGGTCGGGGAGCGGCAGGGCGCGCGCCTCGTCATCCGCCGCGAGGCCGAGGGGGACACCCCCTCCTTCGAGCAGCGTGAGGCGCTGCACATCCTGGGCCTGTCGCACGTGCGCGAGGTGCAGGGCGCGGCCAGTTTCGCGTACGAGGACGGCGTGCTGCGCCTGACCCTCCCGGCCCGCTGGCAGAGCGTGACGCTGCACCTCGAAGAGGAAGACGACGACGAGGCGCTGCCCGGCGACCTGCTGCCCATCGACTGA
- a CDS encoding helix-turn-helix domain-containing protein codes for MDSVTFPGAVTVGARRRLLGISLVALAREAGVSPEVLRLLEAGEYDPRSLHVLARRVLAHRLDITLE; via the coding sequence ATGGATTCAGTGACTTTTCCGGGGGCGGTGACGGTGGGGGCGCGGCGGCGTCTGCTGGGGATTTCGCTGGTGGCGTTGGCGCGGGAGGCGGGCGTGTCGCCGGAGGTGCTGCGGTTGCTGGAGGCCGGTGAGTACGATCCGCGCAGTCTGCACGTGCTGGCGCGGCGGGTGCTGGCGCACCGGCTGGACATCACGCTGGAGTGA
- a CDS encoding ATP-binding cassette domain-containing protein has product MTTSPLPPAPAKERTFALSRELFRYKPGLFAFNLLMWGMVHASPALLTLAVSGVFRHLEEADALKTGGQPLNPAIAAAWVALAWFAFVRLSRFGIFYGAFRAWIQLWYTLDALVRRNLLGYLLTARRSRRLPDTPAEAVSRFRDDVDDVAGYTEVWVDGAGFVAYSLIAITLMARVDPLITLLVCAPLLLMIAFVQRLSPTIRTYRRRMREATARVTDFIGETFGAVSAVKLAAQEDRMVTHLRSLGETRRHAALRDVLLTELIRGVNTNMVNLAVGLVLLLGANKVRGGALDVADFVLFIGLLPRLTGSMGFFGDAIARHRRTGVSYDRMTRLLQDAPDTTIVAHHDVHLNADPPAPDPAPPHIPLQELRVEGLNATHPSGLGVHDISFSVTRGEFIVITGRIGSGKSTLLRALLGLIPTQSGHTYWNGQPIDDPATFLVPPRSAYTAQIPNLFSDTLQENITSGSPDTNLSRAVKLAVLEPDLHTLGSGLSTPVGARGVKLSGGQIQRAAVARMLARDADLLVFDDVSSALDARTEAQLWQGLASTDATCLVVSHRRAALLRADRILLLQNGTLTDHGTLPELLERNEEMRALWHDDAAEGE; this is encoded by the coding sequence ATGACCACCTCTCCCCTGCCACCCGCACCCGCGAAGGAACGCACGTTCGCGCTGTCACGGGAACTGTTCCGGTACAAACCCGGCCTGTTCGCGTTCAACCTGCTGATGTGGGGCATGGTGCACGCCAGCCCTGCCCTGCTGACCCTGGCCGTCAGCGGCGTGTTCCGCCACCTGGAAGAAGCCGACGCCCTGAAGACCGGCGGGCAACCCCTGAACCCCGCCATTGCGGCCGCGTGGGTGGCGCTGGCGTGGTTCGCGTTCGTGCGCCTCAGCCGCTTCGGGATCTTCTACGGCGCGTTCCGCGCGTGGATTCAGCTGTGGTACACGCTGGACGCCCTGGTGCGCCGCAACCTGCTGGGCTACCTGCTCACCGCCCGCCGCTCCCGCCGCCTGCCCGACACGCCCGCCGAGGCCGTCAGCCGCTTCAGGGACGACGTGGACGACGTGGCCGGGTACACGGAAGTCTGGGTGGACGGCGCGGGCTTCGTCGCGTACTCCCTGATCGCCATCACCCTGATGGCCCGCGTGGACCCCCTGATCACGCTGCTCGTGTGCGCGCCACTGCTGCTGATGATCGCGTTCGTGCAGCGCCTCTCCCCCACCATCCGCACGTACCGCCGCCGCATGCGCGAGGCGACCGCCCGCGTCACGGACTTCATCGGCGAGACCTTCGGAGCAGTCAGCGCCGTGAAACTCGCCGCGCAGGAAGACCGCATGGTCACCCACCTGCGCTCCTTAGGCGAAACGCGCCGCCACGCCGCGCTGCGCGACGTGCTGCTGACCGAACTAATCCGCGGCGTGAACACCAACATGGTCAACCTCGCCGTGGGCCTCGTGCTGCTGCTCGGCGCGAACAAGGTCCGGGGCGGCGCGCTCGACGTGGCCGACTTCGTGCTGTTCATCGGCCTGCTGCCCCGCCTGACCGGAAGCATGGGCTTCTTCGGCGACGCCATCGCCCGCCACCGCCGCACCGGCGTCAGCTACGACCGCATGACCCGCCTGCTGCAGGACGCCCCGGACACCACCATCGTCGCCCACCACGACGTGCACCTGAACGCCGACCCGCCCGCCCCCGACCCCGCCCCACCCCACATCCCCCTGCAGGAACTGCGCGTGGAAGGCCTGAACGCCACGCACCCCAGCGGCCTCGGCGTTCACGACATCAGCTTCAGCGTGACGCGCGGCGAGTTCATCGTCATCACCGGCCGCATCGGCAGCGGCAAAAGCACCCTGCTACGCGCCCTGCTCGGCCTGATCCCCACCCAGAGCGGCCACACCTACTGGAACGGCCAGCCCATCGACGACCCCGCCACCTTCCTCGTCCCCCCCCGCAGTGCCTACACCGCCCAGATCCCCAACCTGTTCAGCGACACCCTCCAGGAAAACATCACCAGCGGCAGCCCCGACACCAACCTCAGCCGCGCCGTGAAACTCGCCGTCCTCGAACCCGACCTGCACACCCTCGGCAGCGGCCTGAGTACCCCCGTCGGCGCGCGCGGCGTGAAACTCAGCGGCGGACAGATCCAGCGCGCCGCCGTCGCCCGCATGCTCGCCCGAGACGCCGACCTCCTCGTCTTCGACGACGTCAGCAGCGCCCTCGACGCCCGCACCGAAGCGCAACTCTGGCAGGGCCTCGCCAGCACCGACGCCACCTGCCTCGTCGTCAGCCACCGCCGCGCCGCCCTCCTGCGCGCCGACCGCATCCTCCTCCTCCAGAACGGCACCCTCACCGACCACGGCACCCTCCCCGAACTCCTGGAACGCAACGAAGAAATGCGCGCCCTCTGGCACGACGACGCGGCAGAGGGAGAGTAG
- a CDS encoding asparaginase: MPTPPRLAVIHTGGTIASRPSPDGRGLTPQQAPSVPGLDGVQVHDVQPFSLPSPHMTPAHMGQLAALIETLAPDHDGIVVTHGTDTLEETAFALHLTLNVPVPVVLTGSMRHAEEVSWDGPANLLDAAHVALHPSSRERGPLVVIGGDIFDARTVTKIHTTAVDAFGGYPGPIGRIDREGRTPRLHYFARPEPRATYRPAHLNARVEILYAYAGWTGEGYAEAEARADGLVIAALGTGNLPAELLPLIHATDKPVIIATRTHAGPVLPVYGYAGGGATLVGAGAIPASFLNAHKARLLLLILLGQGLTREQIRAVFERDEF; encoded by the coding sequence ATGCCCACCCCACCCAGACTCGCGGTCATTCACACGGGCGGCACCATCGCCAGCCGCCCCAGCCCCGACGGGCGCGGCCTGACGCCGCAGCAGGCGCCCAGCGTGCCCGGCCTGGACGGCGTGCAGGTCCATGACGTGCAGCCCTTCAGCCTGCCCAGCCCGCACATGACCCCCGCGCACATGGGGCAACTGGCCGCGCTGATCGAGACGCTCGCCCCCGACCACGACGGCATCGTGGTCACGCACGGCACCGACACCCTGGAAGAAACGGCGTTCGCGCTGCACCTGACCCTGAACGTGCCCGTCCCGGTCGTCCTGACCGGCAGCATGCGCCACGCCGAGGAAGTCAGCTGGGACGGCCCCGCCAACCTGCTGGACGCCGCGCACGTCGCCCTGCACCCCAGCAGCCGCGAGCGCGGGCCGCTCGTCGTGATCGGCGGGGACATCTTCGACGCACGCACCGTCACCAAGATCCACACGACCGCCGTGGACGCCTTCGGCGGGTACCCCGGCCCCATCGGCCGCATCGACCGCGAGGGCCGCACGCCCCGCCTGCACTACTTCGCGCGGCCCGAACCCCGCGCCACGTACCGCCCCGCGCACCTGAACGCCCGCGTGGAAATCCTGTACGCCTACGCCGGCTGGACCGGCGAAGGCTACGCCGAGGCCGAGGCGCGTGCCGACGGGCTGGTCATCGCGGCCCTGGGCACCGGGAACCTCCCGGCCGAACTGCTGCCCCTGATCCACGCGACAGACAAACCCGTGATCATCGCCACCCGCACGCACGCCGGGCCGGTCCTGCCCGTGTACGGCTACGCGGGCGGCGGCGCGACCCTGGTGGGGGCCGGCGCGATCCCCGCCAGTTTCCTGAACGCCCACAAGGCCCGCCTGCTGCTGCTGATCCTGCTGGGACAGGGCCTGACGCGAGAGCAGATCCGCGCGGTGTTCGAACGCGACGAGTTCTAG
- the pyrE gene encoding orotate phosphoribosyltransferase — MNVLDLYQQAGAYHEGHFLLASGRHSPKFLQSTTLLQHPHLTEQIGQALAQRLKETGVHADLLIGPAMGGVVLAYETARHYGTRAIFAEKDGHGGMKIREAFTINPGETFIAVEDVLTTGGSVLKAVRAAEAAGGHCAAIACIVDRRPVEGDLEGYPLVSLTRLVFDTYAPDEVPAWLAAIPLQEI, encoded by the coding sequence ATGAACGTCCTGGATCTCTACCAGCAGGCCGGCGCGTACCACGAAGGCCACTTCCTCCTCGCCTCCGGCCGCCACAGCCCCAAATTCCTCCAGAGCACCACCCTCCTCCAGCACCCCCACCTCACCGAACAGATCGGACAGGCCCTCGCCCAGCGCCTCAAGGAAACAGGCGTCCACGCCGACCTGCTCATCGGCCCCGCCATGGGCGGCGTCGTCCTCGCCTACGAAACCGCCCGCCACTACGGCACCCGCGCCATCTTCGCCGAGAAAGACGGCCACGGCGGCATGAAAATCCGCGAAGCCTTCACCATCAACCCCGGCGAGACCTTCATCGCCGTCGAGGACGTCCTCACCACCGGCGGCAGCGTCCTGAAGGCCGTCCGCGCCGCCGAAGCCGCCGGAGGCCACTGCGCCGCCATCGCCTGCATCGTCGACCGCCGCCCCGTCGAAGGCGATCTGGAGGGCTACCCGCTCGTGTCCCTCACTCGGCTCGTGTTCGACACGTACGCCCCGGACGAGGTGCCCGCGTGGCTGGCGGCCATTCCCTTGCAGGAGATCTGA
- a CDS encoding zinc ribbon domain-containing protein, translating into MSDSSPLRRLHHVQELDLNLDRLRDEESNIPDELRAARAEQERLNNELEDTEITLEGIDKRVRQQELDLAGTREQIARAEEEQEKNAFDARAQSQYGSRIQMLSERADEMEEDLVPLRERQRELNERAADLRAQHRALRPNLNTLEEQDDARVQDLRAQGEADRQERARLAGELDTRTVREYDMIRRAKKGLGVVEIKAGRCSGCNVMLPVNVQQKAALGKLPPVKCPSCGRFLIRLDLA; encoded by the coding sequence ATGAGTGACTCCTCCCCCCTTCGCCGCCTGCACCACGTTCAGGAACTGGATCTGAACCTTGATCGCCTGCGCGACGAGGAAAGCAACATTCCTGACGAGCTGCGCGCCGCCCGCGCCGAGCAGGAACGCCTGAACAACGAACTCGAGGACACCGAGATCACCCTCGAAGGCATCGACAAGCGCGTGCGCCAGCAGGAACTCGACCTGGCCGGCACCCGCGAGCAGATCGCCCGCGCCGAGGAGGAACAGGAGAAGAACGCCTTCGACGCCCGCGCGCAGTCCCAGTACGGCAGCCGCATCCAGATGCTCAGCGAACGCGCCGACGAGATGGAAGAAGACCTCGTGCCGCTGCGCGAGCGTCAGCGCGAACTGAACGAACGCGCCGCCGACCTGCGCGCCCAGCACCGCGCCCTGCGCCCCAACCTGAACACCCTGGAAGAACAGGACGACGCCCGCGTGCAGGACCTGCGTGCCCAGGGCGAAGCGGACCGCCAGGAACGCGCCCGCCTTGCCGGGGAACTCGACACCCGTACCGTGCGCGAGTACGACATGATCCGCCGCGCCAAGAAGGGCCTGGGCGTCGTGGAGATCAAGGCCGGACGCTGCAGCGGCTGCAACGTCATGCTGCCCGTCAACGTGCAGCAGAAAGCCGCGCTGGGCAAGCTGCCCCCCGTGAAGTGCCCCAGCTGCGGCCGCTTCCTGATCCGCCTCGACCTCGCGTAA
- the hemC gene encoding hydroxymethylbilane synthase, which produces MRMVTVGTRGSTLALAQTQWVVGRLKEEWPDTDFRIQTISTKGDRNRGSLAAMAQKGDKGFWITEIEEALTAKRIDIAVHSLKDLPTEQPEGLEISSIPRRVDARDVLIGKEGRKRLADLPHGARIGTSSVRRKAFLLSYRPDLQVVDLRGNIDTRLAALASDEYDAIILAAAGLIRTEMRHRIDEFVEPDIMLPAPGQGALALETRSDDDLTIEVAYAIHDHTTDDRITAEREFLAGLGAGCMAPVGAHASVKGGILTLEGWVAALDGSQVIRATTQGDPGECADMGAELASDMLAQGAQALIDAAHS; this is translated from the coding sequence ATGCGGATGGTGACGGTAGGAACGCGCGGCAGTACTCTCGCGCTCGCACAGACCCAGTGGGTGGTTGGCCGCCTGAAGGAAGAATGGCCGGACACAGACTTCCGCATTCAGACCATCAGCACGAAAGGCGACCGCAACCGCGGCAGTCTCGCGGCCATGGCCCAGAAGGGCGACAAGGGCTTCTGGATCACCGAGATCGAGGAGGCCCTGACGGCAAAACGCATCGATATTGCCGTGCACTCTCTCAAGGACCTGCCCACCGAGCAGCCCGAAGGCCTGGAAATCAGTTCCATTCCGCGCCGCGTGGACGCCCGCGACGTCCTGATCGGCAAGGAAGGCCGTAAACGCCTCGCGGACCTGCCGCACGGCGCGCGCATCGGCACCAGCAGCGTGCGCCGCAAGGCGTTCCTGCTCTCGTACCGCCCGGACCTGCAGGTCGTGGACCTGCGCGGCAACATCGACACGCGCCTCGCCGCGCTCGCCAGTGACGAGTACGACGCCATCATCCTCGCGGCCGCCGGACTGATCCGCACCGAGATGCGCCACCGCATCGACGAGTTCGTGGAACCCGACATCATGCTGCCCGCCCCCGGCCAGGGCGCCCTGGCCCTGGAAACCCGCTCGGACGACGACCTGACCATCGAGGTCGCGTACGCCATTCACGACCACACCACCGACGACCGCATCACCGCCGAACGCGAATTCCTCGCGGGCCTCGGCGCGGGCTGCATGGCCCCGGTCGGCGCGCACGCCAGCGTCAAGGGCGGCATCCTGACCCTCGAAGGCTGGGTCGCGGCCCTGGACGGCTCGCAGGTCATCCGCGCCACCACGCAGGGCGACCCGGGTGAGTGCGCCGACATGGGCGCCGAACTGGCCAGCGACATGCTCGCCCAGGGCGCCCAGGCCCTGATCGACGCCGCCCACAGCTGA